The nucleotide sequence CACATAAGAATTAATTAAGAAACTCTTTCCTAAATATATAATGCACGCACAGCAGTTTCAGACACTGTTTGCTAGTATGTCCATATACAACCATTACCTCTACTTCCTCATTtgaataaatgtataatatatgtacCATGTACTAGTCACAAaattgggaaaagaaaaataaggcagcAATTAAAACATGGCAGAAATCCCAACTCCTAGAGAGCTGAGGCTAGTGTTAGGAAGACAGACTACcaccaaaataaaaagcaaaaaaggggCCACATGGTAATGGTGAAACACAACAGCAGTCTCGGAGGATGACTCAGACAAGGCAACACCAGAGGGCGACTTTCCCAAGATAGGATTGGGTTTGGCTGATTTCAACTGAAAAAGCAAGTCACTGTGCTTGAAGGCAGGACAGCAAatggattattttatttatgttttttaccataagatttttttaaaaagcatacttTTTATAGTGCTAAAGGATTTGAAAAGTTAACAGTAACATATTCATGAATAACTGAAATACCACAATTCTGTGAAATACTTTGCATTCTACCATGTTTGCCATTTATAAATGATGTAAGAAAAACCTAAGCAGAACCCTACATTTCACAGACCTTTTAGAAagacaaaatgagaaataaaaatgttttaccaAATATGCCACGGCTTGTCTTTGATGTTCTCTAAGCACAGCAACTGAGACACCTTCACTGATGTCACTGCGTCTCTGAGATCCATTTTATTTGCAAAGAACAAGATTGGAATCCGGCGGTGCTTAATATCTGAAAGAGAAAGACGCCATCACAACACTTCTAGTGATTTGGATCTCTTTGCCCTAAAACCTTAAAACCGAAATAAGATAAACTGTTTCCCATTGCTTCTTTTAATATgacccatacacaaacacagatgcacaGTTAGACATTCAtctaaacaaagaaatcaaaactgCTTGGTAAGACCGTGTGCTAGGGACTTTAAACCAAAGAATAAAGTCAGAGAAGGAGAATCTAGCCGTTAGAGAAGCAGTTATGCAAAAGGACAAATATTTCTCTTGTTTGCAGTTGTCAACACAAGGGAGACAGACCTAAataggaagatgaggaggaaatggACTTGCTTTATTTCTAAGTCACAGACAGCATCATGAACAAATGAGATTTTTTAACAacgttatttttctcatttacaattttgaaagcattttccaaaggttttgtgtatttttttacatttaactgtgtgtgcacatgtgtgtgagtgtgtggccaCACACGGATATAGGTGTGCCATGGCAGGCATATGGTCACAGGAAGGATTCAACTCTCTCCCTGTCTACCATGTGGAGCTGcagaatcaaactcaggatgGATcccaggtttggcagcaagtgctcctagctGCTAAGTGAAGCCAAGTCCAAACACATTAAAGAGCTTAGAATCTAGGAGAATCTCTTTCCCACCTTTGTGCGCAATCGCCTTCCACAGTAAGGACAATGCACACCAGCAACTTCACAGCTTGTAGAAACACTGTGTATTTCCAGCCATAATTATTCTAGCCAATTCCTTGTAACAACACACTTACCAATATTCTACATGTTTATCTTTTCACTTAATTCCCTAACGTACCCTTGTTACCTAggcaacacaaaaacaaaaagcccaggggttcacaactgcctgtatatccaattccaggggatcggATGCACTCTTGTGGCCTTTGTGGGCTCCTGCATGCCCATGATACACGTaaatacactcaggcacacacatacttaaataaaaaataaataaaaccacaatcTAATTATTCTTCCTACTTGAAGTTTTCCTAACATGGAGAGCAAAACAAGGCAGAAACATGGCCACCTTGCTAGCTGCTCCTGTTTCAACGTACTATGAAAATAAGGTAACCAAAGCAACTGTACCTGATATCCTATTGCTCAGAATGCCATTTCCCCTCATCTTTTCTGTCTGAATATTACTCTCTTATTACTAtagattatttatatatgtagcaAAGCAGAGAATTTTTAatgttaaagaaataaatgccAGTATTccctcccaaaataaaacaaaaaatcactgTATAAagctttgaaattaaaaaaaatgtaaagtttttaTAAATTCTGTACAATTGACAagctttaaaatttataatttaatttgaaaataattctatttcaTAAACAACTTTTTCTtaaactaaaaaacaaagcaacacatatagatGGAACCCAACGCACAGACATCATGGCAGAAATTCCACGGATACCTGGGTGATTTAGAAGAGTATCAAGTTCTTCTTTGGCCACAACCATCCTTAATTTATCACTACTATCAATGACAAAAATAATGGCTTGTCCATCTCTGtataatataaagaaatagaataatgaCATATTTACCACCACGTGCAATACCAAGTGTGTATAAAACATCTTGTCCTAGTAAGTTGGCAGTGTTGTATCTGAAATATTTACTAAACATTATGTCTGTATACTCTGAAAATTATCTTTTTGGAAACATTTGTAAAACAAGTCATCAGCTGCGAaacaatcttgtttttttttttcactaaatatAGCCAGTAATAATTCTTATCTCTGAGCTGGCCCTTGAAGGAATAATTTGAATAGAAGAGTTTCTTCATGAAAGCAGCTGTGGTACATAATTACACAGATGTGAGTGGACAAAGTATTGTGTAAGCACTGATAACCCAGGCttctaacccaggctggctttaaattgTGATCCTTCTTTCTTAGTATTACAAgtactaggattgcaggcatgtgctccGTAGCCCGATCGCTGGTTCTTAAAGTGTAGCTATATTAATCACATAGAGAAATGGACACCAAAACCAGAGAAGAGAGCAAAGGTACAGTGCTATGAATTGTATGAAGTTATATTATTATAGCAGACTTCGCTTGGATTTTTAATCAGTATTTGACATTAAAATGTAGCCATGTAGTAAGCAATACTCATGAAAATACTTACTTATAATAGTGTTCCCAAAGATTCCTGTACCTTCCTTGTCCTGACATGTCAAACACTGTAAAAGACAAACtataaacaaaagcaagacaTTACTATATTTTAAGCAACTAAGTTAAATGGTTATCTTTTAATAACTTAAGTTCTATCAGATCAATCAACATGGCTGTAGGATGACAAATGtggtcaatatttaaaaaaatgaaaaataaatttattaatctAAATATTATTTTGCAGTGAATAACCTAAAAATGTTTCCTTTGCTAATGAAGTTTTCAAGAGTTGGTCTAAGCTTTAAGGGCCGAGAATAAACTAAAGATAGTGGTACAAAAAGGTCTAAACCCATAGGGACTGGAAATGACAACTGATTTCCAGGTAAGTATGAAAACCCAGCTTCAGAGTCACAAAGAGAATGTGGTTACCTGGAGGACTTGAATTTCTCTATGCTGAATCCTACGGTT is from Microtus pennsylvanicus isolate mMicPen1 chromosome 1, mMicPen1.hap1, whole genome shotgun sequence and encodes:
- the Arl6 gene encoding ADP-ribosylation factor-like protein 6, with amino-acid sequence MGLLDRLSGLLGLKKKEVHVLCLGLDNSGKTTIINKLKPSNAQCQDIVPTVGFSIEKFKSSSLSFTVFDMSGQGRYRNLWEHYYKDGQAIIFVIDSSDKLRMVVAKEELDTLLNHPDIKHRRIPILFFANKMDLRDAVTSVKVSQLLCLENIKDKPWHICASDAIKGEGLQEGVDWLQDQIQAVKT